GGATGGCTTCTGAGCGTTTTTTCTTAGGTAAATCAGTCATAAGGAAAATCAGTTCTTGGATGTCAGGATCGGTGGTAAATTCAACATCAAAAAAGGTAGGAATATCAACTTTTAATGCCACCATGATTTTTGACAAAGTAGATAGTGTAATATTATTTGATTTATTTTCTAGTTTGTAGATGTAGTTGTAGCCTAGACCAGCTTTTTCTTCGAGTTCCATTTGAGTCATTCCTTCTTGAATTCTTAACAAACGAATTCTTTTGGAGATATATTTTTGTAGTTTATTATCCATGATAGTACCTCTTATGGACTATGATACAGGTATTATTTGATAACAAAACCACTATATATAACTGTTGTTTATGAAAACAGTTGTAAAAAACTGTTTGTGCTGATAAAATAGTTTTATACAAAAATATAGGCTTTTTGTAGGATTATTTTTGCTCAAGCAGTCAAGGAGGGAAGTTATCAATGTAAACATCTTAGATGAGTTAACGATTTTTTCTGAAATAAAATAGAGAAATAAAAATGATGGAACTAAGGAGAAGATGATGAATCAAAAAGAATGGGTAGAATTTTTTCAAGCGTCTAATGGACGAAATCCAGAACCAGCTGAATTTTCAGAAGCATTAAAGAATGGGGAATTTAAGATAGAGACTGTTCAGACTGAGCAGAATGTGGTTGAAGAGCAGGTTGCAGAGAATTACTCAGAAAACCCGCAACCTCATTCACAACTTAAATCAGTTATTAGTCAGAAAGATTTATTATTGAATACTGACTTGCGAGCTTTGCGCAAGCAGATTGAAGAAAAGGATACGACCTTGTCTAAGGATTTCTTTGAATTAGGATTAGCATACTATAATCAATCTATCAACCAGAAAGAAATCAACCTTGACCAAGAAGTGGCAAATATTATTGCACTTCTTCAAGAATCTTACAAACTTCGTCAAGATTACAATATCCACGTTCCACGTGAAAAATCATGTTTAGCATGTGGTAACTTATTAAGCGCTGATAGCCGTTTCTGTTCGGTTTGCGGAAGTGATGTTCAAGAATTATCTGCTCTTGAAGAGGCAACTCTAAAAGAGTGTGTCCTATGTTCTACTTTGCAAGCGGGTAAGAATAAGTTCTGTGCTTGTTGTGGAAAAGAATTTGCTTAGGAGAGTACGATGGATAAAAATCAGGTTTATATAGATCGTCTGAGGAAGGTTCTATGGGAGAATCAAGAAGATTTAAAAAAAGTAACATCTTACGACTTTTGTACTTCCTGTCAAGACTATGTCCTAACTTCAAACTATTGCCAACAATGTGGTCAAATGAACCTTTCAACGGAAACTGTATCCTTTGGCGAGAGTCAGTCATTACTGGATAATGGCCAATATTATATGGTTCAGTCAAATCGTTGGCTAGATCGTTGGGGGCTTTGGTTAGAGGAACGACTCAATAAAGTAGGAATTGAAATTAATCAAGGGACACTTTTTCATCTGGGGCGTCTTCATCAATTTTTAGTTATTCTATTTACAATTGTCAGTGTACTCTCTCTATTCCGAACTATTATTCGAGTTTTAATATATCCTTACTTCTTGCCCAACGTCGTTTCGTTAGTATTTACTGCGCTGTTAGTTTTTTTGAACTATCAACTTTATAAAGGTCAATCCCACAAAGTATTGCTAGGAGGAGTAGGGTTATTGGGGACCTCGTTAGTTGCATTGCTGTTGGGAATTCTAACATCTGATTCTATTGTACTTCCGATGTTGATGTTTTCAATGCTATTCATGGGAGTTCTTCTTATCGTGGCACTTTTGATTAAGCCAAGTGCAGCACAAGGGATTGAAAAAGCTTCATCAATGGTCAAAGAAAATCTTTCTGAGACTCAATTTAAAGTAACTTCTGCAAAGGCACAGAAAGAAACAGTTGCAGCTACTCATGTTCCAGTACAATATTCTAATCCTAGACCAAACTACAATAGAAGTGAAGATGCCTTTAAATATCGCCATACAGGCTCAACGGTTCTGAACTGGCTATTTTTTGGGCTTCCGCTAATTGTATTACTACTAAGCGCTCAGAGTCTATCAGTCTTTTTAAGTAACTCTGGAATTTATATCGGAGATAGTATTTTTGCACTAATATTAGTAGCGACTTTCATCATATTTATTTATTTTCTACCAGCTTTCATCTGCCAAAGCAGTGGGTTGAAGATTGTCCTCTGGTTGTGTCTTCTATTATTTGGTTGGACAGTCATCGGTTGGTTTATTTTGCTGTTTGTTGCGACTTCATCAAATAAGAACAGGAGACGGCAACAAGAGATGGATTATTTGATGAGGAAATTAGTTGATAAGTGAGAAATTGAGTGAGGAAAATTTATGGTAGTTATATTATATTTATTGATTTGTGCAGTTTTAGCGATACTTGGATTATTGGTTTGGATTATCATTCAAAAAAATCAAAAGAAACAAGATGAACAATTTCGGAATATTGTAGATAATATAGCTAATAGTATCAATAATAATGAGGATAGATGATGAAAAGAATTGAATGGATTGCATATTTTGAAGCAACGAATGGTCGAAAACCTACCCCTGCGGAATTGCAGGAAGCAGTAAAAAGTGGGATTGTGCAATCATCTAAAAAATCATTTCCAAAATGGGTCTATGGTTTGGTTGGGACTGTAGCTATCGCAGGCGTTGCTTACATGTTTTTTACCAATACATCGAACCAAGAAACTTCAAGTGTACCTACAGAGGCTAGTTCTTCAATGAATCAGATAAAAACTAGTGTTACGACAGAGGTCAGTTCTTCAACAAAACAAACAAAAACTAGCACCACTCAATCGTCGAGTGCGGTCAAAGAGGAAGATGAGATTGATTTGTCAGCTATCCAAGCAGGAGATTATTCGAGTATAGCTGGTTTGTGGTACACGGAAATTTCTGAAAGTCCCAAGGAATTCAACTGGAGTGATTATTTTAAACATCATCAAGTTCGTGAAGAAAATGGAATACTGACTTTATCGATTAATTTAGCAGGCGCACCTGCTCTAAAGATAATTCCTAAAGGAGTGGAATACAATCTACCTGTTGAGACGATATCTGGAGGGGTTCCGACAATGACTACCACCGATCGTATCGTTTCAGAAGGAATTGTGTCGGACGTATATTATCGAGAAGCTGATTTTAAAAATGTAGAGAATACACAATATTCAATCTCTTATCATACTCAGAAAACCAATGGAACTCCTCTTTGGACTCAAGAACAAAGTCAAGAACTTGCAGACTTGATGGTGAGCTGGGGGAATTCAATGAACCAAAGTGGCTATAAAGATGTGACTGTTGCGGTGCAAGAGCGTTCCCTAGCAGTTGTTGACGAGTCGGGTGGAGGTCCGAACTATTCTGTAGACTTTTCTACAGATGGAACAGGTCAAGCGGAATATCATATTGTAGGAATCTATCATTATTCTCAAGTTGTAGCTGGTGGTAAGTTGGATCATAATTACTTGTTCACAATAAAAAAAGACGGAACACCTGTTGTACTTTATTCTCCTACAAGTCAGGAT
The sequence above is a segment of the Streptococcus suis genome. Coding sequences within it:
- a CDS encoding zinc ribbon domain-containing protein, with product MMNQKEWVEFFQASNGRNPEPAEFSEALKNGEFKIETVQTEQNVVEEQVAENYSENPQPHSQLKSVISQKDLLLNTDLRALRKQIEEKDTTLSKDFFELGLAYYNQSINQKEINLDQEVANIIALLQESYKLRQDYNIHVPREKSCLACGNLLSADSRFCSVCGSDVQELSALEEATLKECVLCSTLQAGKNKFCACCGKEFA
- a CDS encoding helix-turn-helix domain-containing protein is translated as MDNKLQKYISKRIRLLRIQEGMTQMELEEKAGLGYNYIYKLENKSNNITLSTLSKIMVALKVDIPTFFDVEFTTDPDIQELIFLMTDLPKKKRSEAIQAINTLVKTLK
- a CDS encoding superinfection immunity protein — its product is MDKNQVYIDRLRKVLWENQEDLKKVTSYDFCTSCQDYVLTSNYCQQCGQMNLSTETVSFGESQSLLDNGQYYMVQSNRWLDRWGLWLEERLNKVGIEINQGTLFHLGRLHQFLVILFTIVSVLSLFRTIIRVLIYPYFLPNVVSLVFTALLVFLNYQLYKGQSHKVLLGGVGLLGTSLVALLLGILTSDSIVLPMLMFSMLFMGVLLIVALLIKPSAAQGIEKASSMVKENLSETQFKVTSAKAQKETVAATHVPVQYSNPRPNYNRSEDAFKYRHTGSTVLNWLFFGLPLIVLLLSAQSLSVFLSNSGIYIGDSIFALILVATFIIFIYFLPAFICQSSGLKIVLWLCLLLFGWTVIGWFILLFVATSSNKNRRRQQEMDYLMRKLVDK
- a CDS encoding DUF4767 domain-containing protein, translating into MMKRIEWIAYFEATNGRKPTPAELQEAVKSGIVQSSKKSFPKWVYGLVGTVAIAGVAYMFFTNTSNQETSSVPTEASSSMNQIKTSVTTEVSSSTKQTKTSTTQSSSAVKEEDEIDLSAIQAGDYSSIAGLWYTEISESPKEFNWSDYFKHHQVREENGILTLSINLAGAPALKIIPKGVEYNLPVETISGGVPTMTTTDRIVSEGIVSDVYYREADFKNVENTQYSISYHTQKTNGTPLWTQEQSQELADLMVSWGNSMNQSGYKDVTVAVQERSLAVVDESGGGPNYSVDFSTDGTGQAEYHIVGIYHYSQVVAGGKLDHNYLFTIKKDGTPVVLYSPTSQDNIYKVRVTDKEDLTKRFESIVEEN